GTGGATCCGGCCAACCGCGCCCGCGTCGTCGACTGGGTGCGCCGCAACCTGCCGGGCGTCGAGCCCGTGCCGTACGCGGAGGCGACGTGCCTGTTCACGAGCACGCCCAGCGAGGACTTCGTGATCGACCGGGTCGACGGGATCACGATCGTCTCGCCGTGCTCCGGCCACGGCGCCAAGTTCGCGCCGCTCATCGGGAGCCTCACGGCGGATGCAGCGACGGGCGAGCGCGTCGAGCCGCGGTTCGCGCTCGCGCCCTGACGCAGGGCCCGATCAGACCTTCTGCGCGCGCCCGCGGCCGCCGGTGCGCACACGGGTGCGGCCCGGATCCCGCGTCTCCGTGCGCTCGGCGGAACGCTCCCGATCCGCCGCCAGCCGCGCCAGCTCCTCGCGCAGTCCGGAGACGCGCTCGTCGCGTCCCTCCTCCGGGAACGCGCCGGGCAGCAGCTGCGGGGAGAGGCGGGCGCGCACGATCTGCTCGAGCGCCGAGTCGCGCGCGATGACCAGCACCTCGCGGAGCGCCTCCGGGTCGCGCGACAGGGCGCCCAGCCGCTCGACGATCTCCTCCGCGATCTCGGCGCGGAGCCGCAGCCCCGGCACGTCGCCCTCGCGGTAGTCGTCGGGCCGGCGTCCCTTGCCGTCGCGGAGCGCCGCGCGGTCGCGGGCCATGCGCAGCCGCTCCGCCTCGCCGCGCTTCTCGCCGATGAGCTCTGCCAGCTCGCCGCGGAGCGCCTCGATGAGCGACTCCTCGTCGTACGGGCGCCGCTCCCGGAGCGTGCGCATGATGATGAGGTTCACCATCTGGATCCGGAGCGCGACGCCGACGAGCAGCAGCGCCTCCTCGACGAGCACCTCCTTCTGCGCCGGATCCGCGGCCACGCGGGCGGCGACGGAGGGCGGCGGGGCGCCGGGCTTGGAGGACTTCTCGGGGCGGATGCGGGGCCGGGGCATGACGTCCTCCCGGTCCGCTCGCTCCACCGGCGAGGTCCTCCCAGGTTACGCGGAACGGCCGACATCGTGGCGGGCAGCGCCCCCATCCCCGTGCGGATGCGCGGCCGTCACCGGTGGTCGGCGCCCGGCCGTCGTCAGCCCATCCGGCGCTTCAGGAACGCGAGCGTGCCGAGCTCGTCGTCGATGCCGCCGCCGTCGTGGCCGTTGTACTCCCACTCGACGATCTCCTTCTCGCCCGCGTAGGCGTTGAACGCCCCGTAGACGGTGGAGGGCGGGCAGGTCGCGTCCATCAGCCCGACCGAGAAGCGGGCGGGCGCGGTCGCGCGGCGGGAGAACGCGACGCCGTCGAAGTGCCGCAGCACGGCGTGCACGTCCTCGCCACGACCCCGGTGCGTCTTCAGGTAGTCGACGACCTCGTGGTACGGGTACGCGTCGGTGATGTGCGTGGCCCGCTCGATGTCGCTGAGGAACGGCACATATGCGGAGACCGCGGCGAGGTCGTCGCGGAGGCCGGCGACCGCGAGGGCCATGCCGCCGCCCTGGCTGCCGCCCTGCACGGCGATGCGCGCGGGATCCACGACGTCGAGCGACCGCGCCACGTCGACCGCGCGCACGGCGTCGGTGAACAGGCGGCGGTAGTAGTAGGTCTCGCGGGAGGCGATGCCGCGGGTCATGAAGCCGGGGATCGCGGGACCGGCCTCGCCGTGGTCGGCGGTGTCGCCCGCGCTCCAGTACGAGCCCTGGCCGCGGGTGTCCATCTGCAGGTGGGCGAAGCCGGCGGCCGCGTAGATCAGCGTCTCCTCGGCGCGACCACGGCCGCCGCCGTAGCCGACGTACGAGACGACCGTGGGCAGCGGGCCGGTCGCGCCGCGCGGGGTGCGGAGCCAGGCGCGCACGTCGGTGCCGCCGGATCCGGCGAAGGTCACGTCCTGCACGTCCACCAGCGCGAGGTCGGTCTGCACGGGCGCCAGCCGCACGTCGAGGTCGTGCTGCGCGGCCTCGGCGAGGGTGTCGGCCCAGAACGCGTCGAAGTCCTCCGGGTCGACGTGGCTGCTGACGTGCGCGCGGGCGGCGTCGACGGGTTCGATGAGCATGGATCCTCCGGGCGTTCGGCGGTGGGCGGGCGGGTGGGTGGGTGGCGTCCGCGTGCAGGTGGGCCGCGTCGCCTCGATCATCATGCCCGCCTGCGCGCCGGGTGGCACGGGCCGGGTGGCACGGGCCGGGCAGCGCCGCGCGGCGTCGGCTCAGCGGAAGAGCGGCGTCCCGTCGGCGGGATCGACGAGCTCCGCGTCGAGGAAGGTCCAGATCCACTCCCGCGCGCGCGTGTTGTCGAGGCCGGGCACCTTCTGGGAGAGCTGCGTCGCGATCCCGTCGCTGTAGGCCGCGAGCTTCAGCGCGACCTCGGGCGCGTCCACCGTCCGGAAGACGCCGCGCTCGACGCCGCGGCGGATCGTGCGGACCAGGCACGCCTCCCACACGCGGATGCGCTCCAGCCGGTCGGCGGTGAGGCCGGGCTGGCGCGCCACGGTGGTCCAGTAGTCCGACCAGAGCCGCCAGTGCGCCTCGGCCTCGACGGTGCCCGTGAAGAGCGGCTCGACCAGCAGGCGGATGGCGTGCACCGGATCGGGATCCGCGTCCACCTCCTCGACGATCGACGCGTAGAAGCGGTCCGTCTCGAGCACGACGACCTCGTCGAGGATCTCCGCGACGCTCGCGAAGTGGTAGGTCACGGTGCCGACCGAGACGTCGCCCTCCGCCGCGATGTCGCGGAGGCCGGTGGCGGTGAGGCCCTGGCGGAGGATCACCGCGCGCGCGGCCTCGACGATCATCGCGCGCCGCACCTCGGGCTTCTCGCGCTTGCCGCCGCGGCGCGCGGCGCCGGTGGTGCCGGCGGTCGCGGTGGTGCCCGCACTCGC
This window of the Clavibacter sepedonicus genome carries:
- a CDS encoding coiled-coil domain-containing protein produces the protein MPRPRIRPEKSSKPGAPPPSVAARVAADPAQKEVLVEEALLLVGVALRIQMVNLIIMRTLRERRPYDEESLIEALRGELAELIGEKRGEAERLRMARDRAALRDGKGRRPDDYREGDVPGLRLRAEIAEEIVERLGALSRDPEALREVLVIARDSALEQIVRARLSPQLLPGAFPEEGRDERVSGLREELARLAADRERSAERTETRDPGRTRVRTGGRGRAQKV
- a CDS encoding acetylxylan esterase; its protein translation is MLIEPVDAARAHVSSHVDPEDFDAFWADTLAEAAQHDLDVRLAPVQTDLALVDVQDVTFAGSGGTDVRAWLRTPRGATGPLPTVVSYVGYGGGRGRAEETLIYAAAGFAHLQMDTRGQGSYWSAGDTADHGEAGPAIPGFMTRGIASRETYYYRRLFTDAVRAVDVARSLDVVDPARIAVQGGSQGGGMALAVAGLRDDLAAVSAYVPFLSDIERATHITDAYPYHEVVDYLKTHRGRGEDVHAVLRHFDGVAFSRRATAPARFSVGLMDATCPPSTVYGAFNAYAGEKEIVEWEYNGHDGGGIDDELGTLAFLKRRMG
- a CDS encoding TetR/AcrR family transcriptional regulator; the protein is MSAGTGAGTTAGTATSASAGTTATAGTTGAARRGGKREKPEVRRAMIVEAARAVILRQGLTATGLRDIAAEGDVSVGTVTYHFASVAEILDEVVVLETDRFYASIVEEVDADPDPVHAIRLLVEPLFTGTVEAEAHWRLWSDYWTTVARQPGLTADRLERIRVWEACLVRTIRRGVERGVFRTVDAPEVALKLAAYSDGIATQLSQKVPGLDNTRAREWIWTFLDAELVDPADGTPLFR